One segment of Bacillus alkalisoli DNA contains the following:
- the galU gene encoding UTP--glucose-1-phosphate uridylyltransferase GalU, which translates to MKKVRKAIIPAAGLGTRFLPATKAMPKEMLPIVDKPTIQYIVEEAVASGIEDIIIVTGKGKRAIEDHFDNSFELEKNLMEKEKFDLLEKVQASSKVEIHYIRQKDPRGLGHAVWCARKFIGDEPFAVLLGDDIVQAETPCLKQLMNEYDKTLSSVIGVQTVLESETHRYGIIDPSVQNGRSYQVDNFVEKPAQGTAPSNLAIMGRYILTPEIFMFLERQEAGAGGEIQLTDAIQKLNEIQRVFAYDFEGKRYDVGEKIGFVKTTLEFAMRDEKLREELLPFLVEMVESSKVSLK; encoded by the coding sequence ATGAAGAAAGTTCGTAAAGCGATAATTCCTGCTGCTGGTTTAGGGACGAGGTTTTTACCAGCAACGAAGGCGATGCCGAAAGAGATGTTGCCGATTGTAGATAAGCCTACGATTCAATATATAGTGGAAGAAGCTGTGGCTTCTGGGATTGAGGATATTATTATTGTTACTGGTAAGGGTAAGAGAGCGATTGAGGATCATTTTGATAATTCTTTTGAGCTTGAGAAAAATTTAATGGAAAAAGAGAAGTTTGATTTGTTGGAAAAGGTACAAGCTTCTTCTAAGGTAGAAATACATTACATTCGTCAAAAAGATCCAAGAGGGCTTGGGCATGCTGTGTGGTGTGCGCGTAAGTTTATTGGGGATGAGCCGTTTGCTGTGTTGTTAGGTGATGATATTGTACAAGCAGAAACTCCTTGTTTGAAGCAGTTGATGAATGAGTATGATAAGACGTTATCATCTGTAATTGGGGTGCAGACTGTGCTGGAGAGTGAAACACATAGGTATGGGATTATTGATCCTTCGGTTCAGAATGGTCGTAGTTATCAAGTGGATAATTTTGTAGAGAAGCCCGCCCAGGGTACGGCTCCCTCTAATCTTGCGATTATGGGGCGTTATATTTTAACACCAGAAATCTTTATGTTTTTAGAGAGACAGGAGGCTGGTGCTGGTGGAGAGATACAGTTGACGGATGCGATTCAGAAGTTGAATGAGATTCAGCGTGTGTTTGCTTATGATTTTGAGGGTAAGCGTTATGATGTTGGGGAGAAGATTGGGTTTGTGAAGACGACGTTGGAGTTTGCGATGAGGGATGAGAAGTTGAGGGAAGAGTTGTTGCCGTTTTTGGTGGAGATGGTGGAGAGTTCTAAAGTTTCTCTTAAGTAA
- a CDS encoding type IV pilin protein codes for MWKSKFNFISNCRGLTLIELLVTVVILAIISAIAVPAVIGLIEKSREDVCVANRLELKRYYEREFVLSGLEHKPELFEQSMMEFGEEVCPVGGVITYVDGNVLCSEHSDAGAGDDEDDDGDVPYF; via the coding sequence GTGTGGAAAAGTAAATTCAATTTTATTAGTAATTGTAGAGGATTAACTTTAATAGAACTTTTAGTCACGGTAGTGATATTGGCTATCATTTCAGCCATTGCTGTTCCAGCAGTTATAGGGTTGATTGAGAAGTCTAGGGAAGATGTTTGTGTTGCTAATAGGTTAGAGTTGAAGAGGTATTATGAGAGAGAGTTCGTGTTGAGTGGATTGGAACATAAACCTGAACTTTTTGAGCAGAGTATGATGGAGTTTGGGGAGGAAGTTTGTCCTGTTGGTGGAGTTATTACTTATGTCGATGGGAATGTTCTGTGTAGTGAGCATTCTGATGCGGGTGCTGGTGATGATGAGGACGATGATGGAGATGTTCCGTACTTTTAA
- a CDS encoding sugar transferase has translation MYMKIKRLIDIVLSLVGLIVLSPIFLILIVGIKLDSKGPILFKQKRVGINKTHFNILKFRTMKIDTPKDTPTHLLDNPDQYITKMGKFLRKTSLDELPQILNIFVGQMSIIGPRPALWNQYDLIAERDKYGANDVPPGLTGWAQINGRDELPIEVKAKLDGDYVNKIGFGMDVKCFFGTIVSVVSSDGVVEGGTGTTAKKEVAATKEKNSTGKSSE, from the coding sequence ATGTACATGAAAATAAAAAGGTTAATAGATATAGTTCTATCTTTAGTAGGGTTGATAGTGTTGTCCCCTATTTTTTTAATTCTTATTGTGGGAATTAAATTAGATTCAAAGGGTCCTATTCTGTTCAAACAAAAGCGTGTTGGAATTAACAAAACACATTTTAATATTTTAAAGTTTCGTACGATGAAGATTGATACACCTAAAGATACTCCAACACATTTATTAGATAATCCAGATCAGTATATTACAAAGATGGGGAAGTTTTTAAGAAAAACATCATTAGATGAGCTACCTCAGATTTTGAATATTTTCGTTGGACAGATGAGTATTATTGGCCCTAGACCAGCATTATGGAATCAGTACGATCTTATTGCTGAACGTGATAAATATGGTGCAAATGATGTACCACCGGGGTTAACGGGTTGGGCGCAGATTAATGGTAGGGATGAACTTCCTATTGAAGTGAAGGCCAAGCTAGATGGAGATTATGTAAATAAAATAGGATTTGGTATGGATGTAAAATGTTTCTTTGGAACGATTGTGAGTGTTGTTAGTAGTGATGGTGTTGTTGAAGGTGGGACGGGGACAACAGCAAAGAAAGAAGTAGCAGCGACAAAAGAGAAAAACTCAACAGGAAAATCATCAGAGTAA
- a CDS encoding NAD-dependent epimerase/dehydratase family protein: MLLVTGITGHTGRYFLQELINNKYEGPIRCIVREESDTSMLDNSGLNIEKVVGDIRDESFLDKCMNDVNSIVHIVNVRHTLRIVKLAIKNNIPRAICVHTTGIYSKFKVASEEYKYIESELQKVLAEAKIKVTILRPTMIFGDLCDRNMSRFIKMVDRFRFFPVINHGKGLIQPVNARDLGKAYYNVLMMPIEDAKAEYNLSGEKPIEMQEAFRHISNNLGKKITFISFPLGFGVFLARCLKVGTIGKIDYVEKVQRMSEDRCFSHEEAKKDFGFSPEPFEVGIAREVREYLKR, translated from the coding sequence ATGTTATTAGTAACAGGGATTACAGGTCATACAGGAAGGTACTTTTTACAAGAACTTATTAACAACAAATATGAAGGTCCTATTCGTTGTATTGTTAGAGAAGAATCAGATACTTCAATGTTAGATAATAGTGGCTTAAACATAGAAAAGGTTGTAGGAGATATTAGAGATGAATCTTTTCTGGATAAATGTATGAATGATGTTAACTCTATAGTACATATTGTTAACGTCAGGCACACACTGCGAATTGTTAAGTTAGCCATCAAAAACAACATTCCGAGAGCAATATGTGTGCATACAACAGGGATTTATTCCAAATTTAAAGTTGCATCGGAGGAATATAAGTATATAGAAAGCGAGCTTCAGAAAGTACTTGCAGAAGCTAAAATAAAGGTAACTATATTGCGTCCAACTATGATTTTCGGTGATTTGTGCGATCGTAACATGAGTAGATTTATAAAAATGGTAGATAGATTTAGATTCTTTCCAGTAATAAATCACGGTAAAGGGTTAATACAACCTGTAAATGCTCGAGATCTTGGTAAAGCCTACTATAATGTACTAATGATGCCTATTGAAGATGCTAAAGCAGAGTATAATTTATCTGGGGAAAAGCCAATTGAAATGCAGGAAGCTTTTAGGCATATAAGTAATAATCTCGGAAAGAAAATTACTTTCATTAGCTTTCCGTTAGGGTTTGGGGTTTTTCTAGCTAGGTGCTTGAAGGTAGGGACAATTGGTAAGATTGACTATGTTGAAAAAGTCCAGCGAATGAGTGAGGATAGGTGCTTCTCACATGAAGAAGCTAAAAAAGATTTTGGGTTCTCTCCTGAACCATTCGAAGTTGGAATAGCTAGAGAGGTTAGGGAGTATCTAAAAAGATAG
- a CDS encoding glycosyltransferase family 4 protein, translating to MGKRVLILSNHFITLYNFRKELIKKLIEDGHEVFISMPRADENSFFINMGCRVIDTPVDRRGINPISDFGLILKYIKIMKELKPDIIFSYTIKPNIYGCIASNLTNYRQVSNITGTGGTFLEKNVISEIVKVLYKMSLKKSYKIFFQNTGDKEYFIENKMVKSNYAMLPGSGVNLKQYAVSDLPTNGHINFIFIGRVMKLKGIDQYLEAARFIKNKYPNTNFYIAGFIEENSYQKIIDDYHKKGFIDYIGFQKDIKSWIEKCHCTILPSHGGEGVPNVLLETAAMGRVCIASSINGSKDVVEDKLTGYLFEAGNACSLVKVVESFLSLSDGLKKEMGLAGRNKVEKQFDRNIVIEQYLKEVNKV from the coding sequence GTGGGTAAGAGAGTATTAATATTATCAAATCATTTCATAACATTATATAACTTTAGAAAAGAGTTAATTAAGAAACTGATCGAGGATGGCCATGAGGTGTTTATCTCAATGCCAAGAGCTGATGAGAATAGTTTCTTTATTAATATGGGATGTCGGGTCATTGACACTCCAGTAGACAGAAGAGGTATAAATCCAATCAGTGATTTTGGTTTGATTTTAAAGTATATAAAAATAATGAAGGAATTAAAACCAGATATTATTTTCTCATATACAATTAAACCAAATATTTATGGTTGTATAGCATCGAATCTAACTAATTATAGACAGGTTAGTAATATAACGGGTACAGGTGGTACCTTTTTAGAGAAGAATGTTATTAGTGAGATCGTAAAGGTTTTATATAAAATGTCATTAAAAAAATCATATAAGATATTCTTTCAAAATACCGGTGACAAAGAGTATTTTATTGAAAATAAGATGGTTAAAAGCAATTACGCCATGCTTCCAGGTTCAGGTGTAAATTTAAAGCAATATGCTGTTAGTGACCTACCTACTAATGGGCATATAAATTTTATCTTTATTGGAAGAGTGATGAAGTTAAAAGGGATAGATCAGTATTTGGAGGCAGCTAGGTTCATAAAAAACAAGTATCCAAATACAAATTTTTATATTGCAGGTTTTATAGAAGAGAATAGTTATCAGAAAATAATCGATGACTACCATAAAAAAGGGTTTATTGACTATATTGGTTTTCAAAAAGATATTAAGTCATGGATAGAAAAATGTCATTGTACAATTTTACCATCTCATGGTGGAGAAGGAGTTCCAAATGTATTATTAGAAACTGCCGCTATGGGTAGGGTTTGTATTGCTTCAAGTATTAATGGTTCTAAGGATGTAGTTGAAGATAAATTGACTGGGTATTTATTTGAGGCTGGAAATGCTTGTAGTTTAGTTAAGGTTGTTGAAAGCTTTTTATCTTTAAGTGATGGATTAAAAAAAGAAATGGGATTAGCAGGTAGAAATAAGGTAGAAAAACAATTTGATAGAAATATAGTAATAGAGCAGTATTTGAAAGAAGTAAATAAAGTCTAG
- a CDS encoding ATP-grasp fold amidoligase family protein, with the protein MNYKKLIPNQKLRLKILKLADFIPDKTMIKLQYKITTGRKLNLQNPVRFTEKLQWYKLFYRDSLMTKCSDKFSVRDYVASKGYDNILVPLYGVYERAEDINFDELPNRFVLKTTNGSHTNVLCEDKTKLDIELTRNTLNQWLNDWAGKVGREWAYHDIKPRIICEEYLEKDSNNDLIDYKFFCFNGEPFSLYVIVERFLEDGIKLGIYDTEFNKLPYNRSEIRDLKHNAIKPKNFDKMVEIARDLSKDFPHVRVDFYNIDGVIYFGELTFYTAGGYQSYTPDEFDFILGEKFILPHKIKN; encoded by the coding sequence TTGAATTATAAGAAGTTAATACCTAACCAAAAACTTAGATTAAAAATATTAAAATTAGCCGATTTTATACCGGATAAAACAATGATAAAGTTACAGTATAAAATTACTACAGGTAGAAAGTTAAATTTACAAAATCCAGTTAGATTCACTGAGAAACTACAGTGGTACAAGCTTTTTTACAGGGATTCTCTTATGACAAAATGCTCAGATAAATTTAGTGTAAGGGATTATGTTGCCTCAAAAGGGTATGATAATATTTTGGTGCCTTTGTATGGTGTTTATGAACGAGCAGAAGACATAAATTTTGATGAGTTACCAAACAGGTTTGTTTTGAAGACAACTAATGGCAGTCATACAAACGTTTTGTGTGAAGATAAGACTAAACTAGATATTGAACTTACGAGAAATACTTTAAATCAATGGCTAAATGATTGGGCAGGAAAAGTTGGAAGAGAATGGGCTTACCATGATATAAAACCAAGGATAATTTGTGAGGAATATCTAGAAAAAGATTCAAATAATGACTTAATTGATTATAAGTTCTTTTGTTTTAATGGGGAGCCATTTTCACTATATGTAATAGTGGAAAGGTTTTTGGAAGACGGTATAAAGCTAGGTATTTATGATACTGAGTTTAATAAACTTCCATATAACAGATCTGAAATTAGAGACTTGAAGCATAATGCCATAAAGCCAAAGAATTTTGATAAAATGGTTGAAATTGCAAGAGATTTATCAAAAGATTTCCCTCACGTAAGAGTCGATTTTTATAATATAGATGGAGTAATATATTTTGGAGAATTGACCTTTTATACTGCAGGTGGATACCAGAGTTATACACCGGATGAATTTGATTTTATTCTAGGAGAAAAGTTTATACTGCCTCATAAAATAAAGAATTAA
- a CDS encoding sugar-transfer associated ATP-grasp domain-containing protein, which yields MRKAFKRLRRFINEDSINIYLKLYYKWQIRFKFLTDTDSIDFNLVKDIKEHWRKFNIKGSTNWHKWYSSRNGIKDVRYIPEDIFYCNIEPFYNRVNFIQAYSDKAFHNVWFSNINRPVTIAKNISGTCFDDEFNVLSQNDVIDRCLNEETIVIKPTIESGGGRDICFINLNTVTNKRKEVLKVIKNFKKDYIIQGVIKQHKDLSSINQESVNTIRTMSFLYQGKVHILSSVLRMGVNGAKVDNQAAGGISSGISNSGKLSRYAFDKYGNSLEEHPQGFVFNNFIVPSYSDVIEIIKKEHLKLGHFKIISWDFAIDKDGIPVLIEYNLRFQEMNFHQINNGPLFGELTNDVLEDVFGRR from the coding sequence ATGAGAAAGGCTTTTAAGAGATTAAGACGCTTTATAAATGAGGATAGTATTAATATATATTTGAAACTTTATTATAAATGGCAAATAAGATTTAAATTTCTAACAGATACTGATTCCATTGATTTTAACCTTGTTAAAGACATTAAAGAACACTGGAGAAAGTTTAACATAAAGGGAAGTACAAATTGGCACAAATGGTACTCATCTAGGAATGGGATAAAAGATGTAAGATATATACCCGAAGATATTTTTTATTGTAATATTGAGCCTTTTTATAACAGAGTGAATTTTATACAAGCCTATTCGGATAAAGCATTCCACAATGTTTGGTTTTCTAATATAAATCGTCCTGTGACAATAGCCAAAAATATTAGTGGTACGTGTTTTGATGATGAATTTAATGTATTATCTCAGAATGATGTAATTGATCGATGTTTAAATGAAGAAACTATAGTTATTAAACCTACAATTGAAAGTGGGGGAGGACGAGACATCTGCTTTATTAATCTTAATACAGTTACTAATAAGAGGAAAGAAGTTCTAAAAGTAATTAAGAATTTTAAGAAAGACTATATAATTCAGGGAGTAATTAAGCAACACAAAGATTTAAGCTCAATAAATCAAGAATCTGTAAATACAATTAGAACAATGTCTTTTTTATATCAGGGAAAGGTTCACATTTTATCATCAGTATTAAGAATGGGAGTCAATGGTGCTAAAGTTGATAATCAGGCAGCAGGTGGAATTTCATCCGGCATTTCCAATTCTGGAAAATTGTCGAGATATGCTTTTGATAAATATGGAAATTCCTTAGAGGAGCATCCACAAGGATTTGTATTTAATAATTTTATTGTACCTTCTTATAGTGATGTAATTGAAATAATCAAAAAGGAACATTTGAAATTAGGGCATTTCAAAATAATTTCTTGGGATTTTGCTATAGATAAGGATGGTATTCCAGTTTTAATTGAATATAATCTTAGATTTCAAGAAATGAATTTCCATCAAATTAACAACGGTCCGTTATTTGGGGAATTGACTAATGATGTACTTGAAGATGTTTTTGGAAGGAGATAG
- a CDS encoding glycosyltransferase: MKLLFCYDGPISIDKDGNAYPQTFTEEVLSRYYALANEITMFTRTRIIDPKETKIPKANMERLRIASCPNLATVKGKVLGKYKVSEKLHKEIQKCDYLIIRLPSNIGNIALDLANKIGKPYLVEVVACRWDTLWYHSLKGQLLAPFSFTNTKKSIKRSEAVVYITEEFLQKRYPTNGKRFVCPNVSLKEVDSAVLENRKSFIDKMQERKKISIASIGATNMRYKGHVYMIKAVDLLIKKGYDVEYHIIGGGDSSWLEKSADDLGIKNKILFHGVLPHNEIFNFLDNIDVYVQPSLAEAQGRSLLEAMSRGLPCVCTNVGGMPELIQEQFIAIKKDPESIADKVIKIINSDMKEIAKRNFEFAKNFNNEAIMKKRKDIYMSVFKTDV; the protein is encoded by the coding sequence ATGAAGTTACTTTTTTGTTATGATGGCCCTATTTCAATAGATAAAGACGGGAATGCCTACCCACAAACTTTTACTGAAGAGGTACTTTCACGATATTATGCTTTAGCTAACGAAATAACTATGTTTACACGTACAAGGATAATTGATCCAAAGGAAACAAAAATCCCAAAAGCAAATATGGAAAGACTAAGAATAGCTAGTTGCCCTAATCTGGCTACTGTAAAAGGTAAGGTACTGGGCAAGTATAAAGTTTCTGAAAAATTACACAAGGAAATACAAAAATGTGACTATTTAATCATTCGGTTGCCAAGTAATATAGGGAATATAGCATTAGATTTAGCAAATAAAATAGGTAAACCCTACCTTGTTGAAGTGGTTGCTTGCCGTTGGGATACACTTTGGTATCATAGTTTGAAAGGTCAACTGTTAGCTCCTTTTAGTTTTACTAATACAAAAAAAAGTATAAAAAGATCAGAAGCTGTTGTTTACATCACTGAGGAATTTTTACAAAAGCGCTATCCTACCAATGGAAAAAGATTTGTCTGTCCTAATGTATCGTTAAAGGAAGTTGATTCTGCAGTTTTAGAAAATAGAAAGAGTTTTATAGATAAAATGCAAGAAAGAAAAAAGATTTCCATTGCTTCAATAGGAGCAACAAATATGCGTTATAAAGGGCATGTTTATATGATTAAAGCTGTCGACCTACTGATAAAAAAAGGGTATGATGTTGAATATCATATTATTGGTGGTGGGGATAGTTCTTGGTTAGAAAAGTCTGCTGATGATTTAGGGATAAAAAACAAAATATTATTTCACGGAGTACTTCCTCACAATGAGATTTTTAATTTCTTAGATAACATTGATGTTTATGTTCAGCCAAGTTTAGCAGAAGCACAGGGAAGGTCTTTATTAGAGGCTATGAGCAGGGGGCTTCCATGTGTGTGTACAAATGTAGGTGGCATGCCAGAACTAATACAGGAACAGTTTATTGCAATAAAGAAAGATCCTGAAAGTATTGCTGATAAAGTAATAAAAATAATAAATTCTGATATGAAGGAAATCGCTAAACGTAATTTTGAGTTTGCTAAGAACTTTAATAATGAAGCAATAATGAAAAAACGTAAAGATATATATATGAGTGTCTTTAAAACAGACGTTTAA
- a CDS encoding glycosyltransferase, which translates to MENTVVGIVILNYITWDDTKRCITSIRETTKGISYKIYVVDNASPVSPNDSMLSFLNENDIEYLPSDINRGYAAGNNIGIKRALDDGCNYILISNNDILYEEHSITRMVEAFSEDGEVGIIGPLVVNHDGSIQKGTRYNEGGLKQKYLAETLLRKVFPKYRIMYFGSDSDYENSSYVYAVSGCCFMLSKTCASLITPLDENTFLYGEEAIIGNRMLKKGLKTFYYPKSRVIHKHAGSTSHVKAFSYICKVKSEMYYCHKYLNSRVINIIPLYCFRTISFIVHSIFKKDYRKELSRYFKETWILNSKYR; encoded by the coding sequence ATGGAAAATACTGTAGTTGGTATTGTGATTTTAAATTATATCACATGGGATGACACTAAAAGGTGTATTACAAGTATCAGAGAAACAACTAAAGGAATATCTTATAAAATTTATGTGGTAGATAATGCTTCTCCAGTTTCCCCTAATGATAGTATGTTATCTTTTCTAAATGAAAATGACATTGAATATTTACCTTCAGATATTAATCGGGGTTATGCTGCAGGCAATAACATAGGCATAAAACGAGCATTGGATGATGGATGTAATTATATCCTGATTTCTAACAATGATATATTATATGAAGAACATAGTATAACTAGAATGGTTGAAGCTTTTTCGGAAGATGGAGAAGTTGGAATCATTGGTCCATTAGTTGTGAATCACGATGGCTCAATACAAAAAGGTACAAGGTATAATGAAGGGGGCCTCAAACAAAAATATTTAGCTGAGACCTTGTTACGAAAAGTATTTCCAAAATACAGGATTATGTACTTTGGATCCGATAGTGATTATGAAAACTCATCTTATGTGTATGCAGTTTCGGGGTGCTGCTTTATGCTTAGTAAAACTTGTGCGTCTTTGATTACACCTTTGGATGAAAATACTTTTTTATATGGAGAAGAAGCTATTATAGGAAACCGAATGCTAAAAAAAGGGTTGAAAACTTTTTATTATCCCAAAAGTAGAGTTATTCATAAGCATGCTGGCAGTACAAGCCATGTAAAGGCTTTTTCTTATATCTGTAAAGTTAAAAGTGAAATGTATTACTGCCATAAATATCTAAATTCGCGTGTAATCAATATTATTCCATTATATTGTTTCAGAACAATATCATTTATTGTACATTCTATTTTTAAAAAGGATTATAGAAAAGAGTTATCTCGTTATTTTAAAGAGACATGGATTTTAAATTCAAAATATAGATAG
- a CDS encoding EpsG family protein, whose protein sequence is MVFFFSGILIYLNFLCVLGRKHIKLIAFLLLIFAWVLYWGNTDNPDYANYTRLYTSILNGEDIFIGTDLQYGFRLLIKLGTIMGMSFEVFLAVTTLLSFLLIHSTVKRFSGNYNYIYLLYFIFPFFIDVVQFKNFIAMSIFIYSIKYLLNSSFKSKILYCALILIAGTIHYAALFYLPMVLINIKKKNTLIRFIAGFSIIGSLIILINGKQIPFINELISIIFESEKIEFWLDSKTNLGFILFWALQIFSFVMAKVSRDMFLKNTKNPENALYCYNNKDIVAKRLMFVNLVYWINIMAFLYLPFYLLASSFTRLMRNIILLNYISFSLTNSVLKNKSDKITFNLLVFGYVFIFFIVLLYPHYEAVIEAVLKNNIFFTP, encoded by the coding sequence ATGGTTTTTTTTTTCTCGGGGATTTTAATTTATTTAAACTTCTTGTGTGTTTTGGGAAGAAAGCACATCAAGCTAATAGCATTTTTATTACTTATTTTTGCATGGGTTCTATACTGGGGTAACACTGATAATCCTGATTATGCAAACTACACCAGACTTTATACTTCAATTTTGAATGGTGAAGATATATTTATAGGGACAGATTTACAATATGGATTTAGATTACTAATTAAATTAGGTACTATTATGGGTATGAGTTTTGAAGTGTTTTTAGCAGTAACTACACTCTTATCTTTTCTGTTAATTCATAGTACGGTTAAAAGATTTAGCGGTAACTATAACTATATATATTTACTCTATTTTATCTTCCCTTTTTTTATAGACGTAGTGCAATTTAAAAATTTTATTGCTATGTCAATTTTCATTTATTCAATAAAATATTTATTAAATAGTTCATTTAAAAGTAAAATATTGTATTGTGCATTAATATTAATAGCTGGTACGATACACTACGCCGCATTATTTTATCTTCCTATGGTATTAATAAACATCAAAAAGAAAAATACTTTAATTCGATTTATTGCAGGTTTTTCAATAATAGGTAGTTTAATTATTTTAATAAATGGAAAACAAATTCCATTTATTAATGAACTTATTTCTATAATATTTGAAAGTGAAAAAATAGAATTTTGGTTAGACAGTAAAACTAATTTAGGGTTTATCTTGTTTTGGGCATTACAAATTTTTTCATTTGTCATGGCAAAGGTTTCAAGAGACATGTTTTTGAAGAATACAAAGAACCCAGAGAATGCACTTTATTGTTATAACAATAAGGACATAGTGGCTAAAAGATTAATGTTTGTTAATTTAGTATATTGGATAAATATCATGGCCTTTTTATATTTGCCTTTCTATTTACTTGCTTCAAGTTTTACTAGGTTAATGAGAAATATTATATTATTAAATTATATATCATTTTCTTTAACAAATAGTGTATTGAAAAATAAAAGTGATAAAATTACTTTTAATCTACTCGTATTTGGCTACGTTTTTATTTTTTTCATAGTACTATTGTACCCACACTATGAGGCTGTAATTGAAGCTGTATTAAAGAATAATATCTTTTTTACTCCATAA
- a CDS encoding nucleotide sugar dehydrogenase, producing MSLYEEILSQEAKVSVIGLGYVGMPLAVAFAKKVNVIGFDLNKRKIDMYKSGIDPTNEVGNEIIKQSTVEFTTEESRLKESKFLIVAVPTPINTDKTPDLSPVEGASAIVGKNLTRGSIVVFESTVYPGVTEDVCIPILEKESGLKCGVDFKVGYSPERINPGDKVHTLENIIKIVSGIDNESAEEISKVYGLIIKAGIHKASSIKVAEAAKVVENSQRDINIAFMNELAMVFDRMGINTNEVIEAMNTKWNALKFYPGLVGGHCIGVDPYYFLYEAERLGYHSQIILSGRKINDGMGEFIASSIIKKLILANKKVKQAKVYIMGLTFKENCPDIRNTKVIDIISSLEEYGIKPIVIDPQADKEEAKHEYGIEVASFEDVSNADCLVFAVAHKEFKSLSLNEIGNMFADVNNNEKVIIDVKSVLDRVEVETKGYNYWTL from the coding sequence ATGAGTTTATATGAAGAAATTTTAAGTCAAGAAGCTAAAGTTTCTGTGATAGGATTAGGATATGTAGGAATGCCTTTAGCTGTGGCATTTGCAAAAAAAGTAAACGTAATCGGATTTGATCTTAATAAAAGAAAAATAGATATGTATAAATCTGGTATAGATCCTACTAATGAAGTTGGTAATGAAATAATTAAGCAGTCTACTGTAGAATTTACGACAGAAGAGTCAAGGTTAAAAGAATCTAAATTTTTGATTGTTGCGGTACCTACTCCAATTAATACAGATAAGACTCCAGACCTTTCTCCAGTTGAAGGTGCTAGTGCAATAGTTGGGAAGAATTTGACTAGAGGTTCAATAGTAGTCTTTGAATCTACGGTTTATCCTGGTGTAACAGAAGATGTCTGTATCCCTATTTTAGAAAAAGAGTCAGGATTAAAATGTGGAGTTGATTTTAAAGTAGGTTATTCTCCGGAACGCATTAACCCTGGAGATAAAGTGCATACTCTTGAAAATATAATTAAAATTGTCTCGGGAATAGACAATGAAAGTGCGGAAGAAATATCCAAGGTATATGGATTAATAATAAAAGCAGGAATCCATAAAGCTAGTTCAATTAAAGTAGCTGAAGCTGCGAAGGTCGTAGAAAATAGTCAAAGAGATATTAACATTGCCTTTATGAATGAGCTTGCTATGGTATTTGATCGAATGGGGATTAATACTAACGAGGTAATAGAAGCGATGAATACAAAGTGGAATGCACTGAAATTTTACCCAGGTCTTGTAGGGGGGCATTGTATTGGTGTAGATCCTTATTACTTCTTATATGAAGCTGAAAGGCTAGGGTACCACAGTCAGATTATTCTATCAGGAAGGAAGATCAATGATGGGATGGGAGAATTCATTGCTTCATCAATAATAAAAAAACTTATTTTAGCTAATAAGAAAGTAAAGCAAGCAAAGGTATATATAATGGGCTTGACATTCAAAGAGAACTGTCCAGATATAAGAAATACTAAGGTTATCGATATAATTAGCTCACTTGAGGAGTATGGAATTAAGCCAATAGTAATAGATCCACAAGCTGATAAAGAAGAGGCAAAGCATGAATACGGTATTGAAGTTGCAAGCTTTGAAGATGTCAGTAACGCTGACTGTTTAGTTTTTGCAGTTGCTCATAAGGAGTTTAAAAGTCTGAGTTTGAATGAAATTGGTAACATGTTTGCCGATGTAAATAATAATGAAAAAGTTATAATTGATGTTAAGAGTGTACTTGACAGAGTGGAAGTTGAAACAAAGGGGTATAATTATTGGACTCTATAA